In one Platichthys flesus chromosome 3, fPlaFle2.1, whole genome shotgun sequence genomic region, the following are encoded:
- the ptger4a gene encoding prostaglandin E receptor 4 (subtype EP4) a: protein MNNQSMTGRTMVPTIPSVMFIFGVVGNVIAIVVLCKSRKEQKETTFYTLVCGLAVTDLLGTLLASPVTIAIYVKGSWPGDDPLCQYFGFTMLFFSLAGLSIICAMSVERYIAINHAYFYNDYVDQRLAGLTLLTIYISNALFCALPIMGFGQVKKQYPQTWCFLEWRSNKTSDAAYSYMYAGFSSLLILATVICNVLVCVALIRMHRRFVRRMSLGTDMGRNVDPLRRGRSFGRLAGAEIQMVILLIGTSAVVLICSIPLVAQVFLNQLYKTPVELNLEKNPDLRAIRFASFNPILDPWIYILLRKAVLLKLIEKIKCLFCKMEARGQQRQGNFPCIDAHQLSSVSHRDSMRDVNSTSQTFLYLPEGCEVYPGSCHKTDRLSGSRPSSGRNSQASLSSEQGSIEAQSREGTDVIRDLSDLPCPKDPAIQMSLKSETAEEKCI, encoded by the exons ATGAATAATCAGTCGATGACCGGGAGGACCATGGTGCCGACCATTCCGTCTGTTATGTTTATTTTCGGGGTGGTTGGGAATGTCATCGCCATCGTGGTTCTCTGCAAGTCCCGCAAAGAGCAGAAGGAAACCACGTTCTACACGCTGGTGTGTGGACTGGCGGTCACGGACCTGCTGGGCACGCTGCTGGCCAGTCCGGTCACCATCGCCATCTATGTGAAAGGATCGTGGCCCGGGGACGACCCGCTGTGCCAGTACTTTGGATTCACGATGCTGTTCTTCTCTCTGGCGGGACTCAGCATCATATGTGCCATGTCGGTGGAGCGATACATCGCTATAAACCATGCGTACTTCTACAATGATTATGTGGACCAGAGACTGGCGGGTTTAACTCTGCTAACGATCTACATCTCCAACGCGCTTTTCTGCGCTCTGCCGATCATGGGCTTCGGACAGGTGAAGAAACAATACCCGCAAACCTGGTGTTTTCTAGAGTGGAGGAGCAACAAGACCAGCGATGCAGCCTACTCCTACATGTATGCAGGTTTCAGCTCGCTCCTGATTCTCGCCACTGTCATTTGTAACGTGCTGGTGTGTGTGGCTTTGATAAGGATGCATCGGCGCTTCGTGCGCAGAATGTCGCTGGGAACCGACATGGGGCGCAACGTGGACCCGCTGAGGAGAGGACGCAGCTTCGGGCGTCTGGCCGGTGCAGAGATTCAGATGGTCATTCTGCTAATAGGCACATCGGCAGTGGTGCTCATCTGCTCCATCCCCCTTGTT GCGCAGGTGTTTTTGAACCAGCTCTACAAAACCCCAGTTGAGTTGAACTTGGAGAAAAACCCAGATCTAAGAGCGATACGCTTCGCCTCCTTCAACCCTATCCTGGACCCCTGGATCTACATCCTGCTGCGAAAGGCTGTTCTCCTCAAACTCATTGAGAAAATCAAGTGTCTGTTTTGCAAAATGGAAGCAAGGGGGCAACAAAGACAGGGAAACTTCCCCTGTATTGATGCTCATCAGCTCTCCTCGGTCTCCCACCGAGACTCTATGCGAGATGTCAACAGCACCTCCCAGACCTTCCTCTACTTGCCAGAGGGATGTGAGGTGTACCCTGGAAGCTGTCATAAAACAGACAGACTCTCTGGCTCTCGACCGTCCTCGGGCAGAAACTCACAAGCTTCTTTATCCTCTGAGCAGGGCAGCATTGAAGCTCAGAGCAGAGAAGGGACAGATGTAATCAGGGACCTTTCAGACTTGCCGTGTCCAAAAGATCCTGCAATCCAGATGTCACTGAAGTCTGAGACAGCGGAGGAGAAATGCATCTGA